A genomic region of Catalinimonas niigatensis contains the following coding sequences:
- a CDS encoding FecR family protein yields MTSYLELIARKLAGEINQEEKAILQEWLDASPQNKLLYHRLEEAWHKAKYRPTIQDQEKTYEKIVRQLHLEQKKTVPISRTQASVTWQYWRRMAAAIFLILGFTVLWVKFGQEENFNMPTEDILSIMMSKSNPRGQKSIITLPDGSKVTLNAESYLEYPQDFKQSRQVKLVGEAFFDVVRDTLKPFIVTAGDIQVRVLGTSFNVQAFPFEEDMSVAVASGTVMIEKRKNGNAIQSSQLLPREMVNINLQSGTFEKGDFDPNELLAWKEGILVFHKASFEEIIQKLERWYGVDFIIQRTQPVTDGFTGRYQNPSLKVILEGMSYSSNFTYRIEGDTVIIE; encoded by the coding sequence GTGACCTCATATTTAGAACTGATTGCCAGAAAACTTGCCGGAGAGATAAACCAGGAAGAAAAAGCAATCCTACAGGAATGGCTGGATGCATCTCCCCAAAATAAACTCCTGTATCATCGCCTGGAAGAGGCTTGGCATAAGGCTAAGTACAGGCCCACCATTCAGGATCAGGAGAAGACTTACGAAAAAATCGTTAGACAGCTTCATCTGGAACAAAAAAAGACTGTTCCCATTTCAAGAACTCAAGCTTCAGTGACTTGGCAATACTGGCGACGTATGGCAGCGGCCATCTTTTTAATATTGGGCTTTACCGTGTTATGGGTAAAGTTTGGGCAAGAGGAAAATTTCAATATGCCAACTGAAGATATATTATCTATCATGATGTCCAAGAGTAATCCTCGAGGACAAAAGTCCATTATTACTCTTCCTGACGGAAGTAAAGTGACGCTTAATGCCGAAAGTTATCTGGAATACCCACAGGATTTCAAACAGTCAAGGCAGGTAAAATTAGTGGGAGAGGCTTTTTTTGATGTAGTGAGGGATACTTTAAAACCCTTCATTGTCACTGCCGGTGATATACAGGTCCGGGTATTGGGGACTTCTTTTAATGTGCAGGCTTTTCCTTTTGAAGAAGATATGAGCGTGGCAGTAGCAAGTGGGACTGTCATGATAGAGAAAAGAAAAAATGGGAATGCGATACAGTCCAGTCAACTTCTGCCGCGAGAAATGGTCAACATCAATCTTCAAAGCGGAACTTTTGAAAAAGGTGATTTTGATCCAAACGAACTCTTGGCCTGGAAAGAAGGCATATTGGTATTTCATAAAGCATCATTTGAAGAAATCATTCAAAAACTGGAACGCTGGTACGGTGTGGATTTTATCATTCAAAGAACACAACCAGTAACGGATGGCTTTACCGGACGATATCAAAATCCTAGTCTTAAAGTAATTCTGGAAGGGATGAGCTATTCATCAAATTTTACTTATCGCATTGAAGGAGATACTGTCATTATTGAATAA